In one Meles meles chromosome 17, mMelMel3.1 paternal haplotype, whole genome shotgun sequence genomic region, the following are encoded:
- the LOC123928484 gene encoding 60S ribosomal protein L23a-like, whose translation MAPKAKKEAPAPPKAEAKAKALKAKKAVLKGVHSHKKKQIRTSPAFGRPKTLRLRRQPKYPRKSTPRRNKLDHSAIIKFPPTTESAVKKTEDNNTLVFTVDVKANKHRIKQAVKKLYDMDVAKVNTLIRPDGEKKA comes from the coding sequence ATGGCGCCgaaagctaagaaggaagcccctgcccctcccaaagccgaagccaaagcaaaggctttgaaggccaagaaagcggTGCTGAAAGGCgtccacagtcacaaaaaaaagCAGATCCGCACATCACCTGCGTTCGGTCGACCCAAGACTCTGCGTCTCCGAAGGCAGCCCAAATACCCTCGAAAGAGCacccccaggagaaacaagcttgatcacTCTGCCATCATCAAGTTCCCCCCGACTACTGAGTCAGCcgtgaagaaaacagaagacaacaacacacttgtgttcactgtggatgtcaaggccaacaagcaccggatcaaacaggctgtgaagaagctctatgacatggatgtagccaaggtcaacaccttaatcaggcctgatggagagaagaaggcatag